One part of the Chroogloeocystis siderophila 5.2 s.c.1 genome encodes these proteins:
- a CDS encoding Crp/Fnr family transcriptional regulator, translated as MMNTSLMLSQFNHSAIQTFKRREFLPLSTTTLWQIETGAVRTLTFTENGLAIPLGLWGTGDIVGQPLVRIYPCQIECLVDVKAHTLNFGQFESLNQVMLSHIYQMQDLLQMRSGQVPQRLWQLLKWLAHKFGSETKQGVLVEIRLTHQDMADVIGTTRVTVTRLLQQFEQEGAISRLGKRGFLWHC; from the coding sequence ATGATGAATACTAGCCTCATGCTGTCTCAATTCAACCATTCAGCGATCCAAACATTTAAACGGCGAGAGTTTTTGCCACTTAGCACAACTACACTCTGGCAAATCGAAACCGGAGCCGTTCGCACATTGACTTTTACTGAAAATGGATTAGCGATCCCGCTTGGTTTATGGGGTACAGGAGATATTGTCGGTCAGCCCCTTGTTCGTATTTATCCTTGCCAAATTGAGTGTTTAGTTGATGTAAAGGCGCATACTCTGAATTTTGGACAGTTTGAAAGTCTCAATCAGGTGATGCTGTCTCACATTTATCAAATGCAAGATCTGCTTCAGATGCGCAGTGGACAAGTTCCACAACGTCTATGGCAATTGTTGAAATGGCTAGCTCATAAGTTTGGCAGCGAAACGAAGCAGGGAGTTCTGGTTGAGATCCGTCTGACGCACCAAGATATGGCAGATGTAATTGGCACCACAAGAGTAACAGTAACACGCTTGCTACAGCAATTTGAGCAAGAAGGTGCAATTAGCCGATTAGGTAAACGCGGTTTCTTGTGGCATTGCTAA
- a CDS encoding magnesium transporter MgtE N-terminal domain-containing protein, with protein sequence MSQLSMPFQDFTQQLASYLSMSATARPLTEDLEQRILALQILGEGLAAIVLNDLPPTEQAELLQAMEVSELIGVLKAMETERRYHLFATLPTEVTEQLIANLRAEFQIALHWLFGNLMTQPAATVDKNDCGD encoded by the coding sequence ATGTCTCAACTATCAATGCCTTTTCAAGATTTTACACAACAGCTTGCTAGTTACCTCAGTATGTCTGCAACAGCACGACCATTGACTGAAGATCTAGAACAGCGCATATTAGCGCTCCAGATTTTAGGAGAAGGCTTGGCAGCAATTGTTCTCAATGATTTACCACCAACGGAACAGGCAGAGTTACTCCAAGCGATGGAAGTATCAGAGTTAATTGGGGTGCTAAAAGCAATGGAAACCGAAAGGCGATATCATCTGTTTGCCACCTTACCTACTGAGGTGACAGAACAATTGATCGCAAATCTGAGGGCAGAATTTCAGATAGCTCTCCACTGGCTGTTTGGTAATTTGATGACTCAACCTGCTGCAACAGTTGATAAGAATGACTGTGGCGATTAG
- a CDS encoding magnesium transporter MgtE N-terminal domain-containing protein, giving the protein MQRNVFNDLLHQPKSLAATKQTANQLPLAVLVRSLLEIEPHKRGLAFRLLEKDKAINVFEALTYDQQASLLQGIADPEVLPVSQSLQRESSEEIVYSLLNAPDG; this is encoded by the coding sequence ATGCAACGAAATGTTTTCAATGACTTACTACATCAACCCAAATCTCTAGCAGCTACAAAGCAAACAGCCAATCAACTGCCTTTAGCCGTGTTGGTGCGATCGCTTCTTGAAATTGAACCTCACAAACGCGGTCTAGCATTTCGGCTGTTGGAGAAGGACAAGGCGATCAATGTTTTTGAAGCCCTAACCTATGACCAGCAGGCAAGCCTGCTTCAGGGCATAGCCGATCCTGAAGTTTTACCCGTTTCTCAGTCTTTGCAGCGGGAGTCTTCTGAAGAGATTGTCTACTCTCTCCTGAATGCTCCTGATGGGTAG